The DNA region cctGAATTTCATAACACAACAATATCATATAGTATTTTTATGAAAAACAAAAGTAGAAGACATTTTCTTTCCTAAAATGCTCAAAGCTATTTTAGAGGGAATTTTTGTTGTATATTAGTgcatttaaaattatttctgtaattcaaaatatttcaaaagtttaaaattgtttttaatgtttttaaaattatttctgtAATTTAATGATATCGATTGAGTTATTAAGAGATTCATTATCATTTAAGCTAATTTAACGTTATGCTATAATTGTGCATCTAAAATTTAACTTTATAACTATAAATTACTAAACGTTGCCTATCATAAAAGATTATTACTTTTTATcgttaatttaataattttagtaACTATAGATACTATATATTTGAGAATTTTTATTTTGTGTTAAACAAATATTACACGGTTGATAACACTGAGAGTAATCTACCGCTCTATTGTCAGAAGTTGATCGAcgagtttttttttccttttacaaGACATGAGATGAACATTCAACAACTTATTTCAATAACATTCAACCACTCACTTGATTTATATACTtgagaaatttattattttaccaAAAGTTTAGGTGATCTCGATTTTGGGTATGACTACGGGTTAGAGCATGTCTTAAAAACCACAAGTCGTTTATAGAGGTATTTACCGATCGCCTACCAACATATATCTCAGATCAACAACAATAATCGAATACACAATATTTTTAGGAGTTATGATATGGTTTTACCAACTGAGTCAACTTCGTACATAAAAATTAgtgattttgtttttaatgttatacagaaataacttaattatctaGCAATTAAAAAAGGTTGTTTTTGTTGTCATATATTTGTGTGCCAAATTGATTTTTGGTTGATATTTTAGtaccctcttttttttttttttttaacgtgacCAATTTGCCAATTTGCCATGTTTTACGCACAAATGTAGTACACAAGAATAAGAAAAACATGGGAAACCCTATATATACGTGCATCATATGCTAGGTTTGAAGAAAGAGCCTTTTGTTTCTCTTCTTCCACCACTTCCCCCTCTGCACTATTTCTTTCTTCAACTCTTCCCCTATCTTTCCAAAACAATAATAGGTGAAGAGAGAAGAATGAAGGACATGGAGAGCCTTGAAGAAAAAGTGTCTGTGTTCATTGATGAATTACATCATTCCAATGAATCAGAGCAAAATTATGTTGACCACCCAGAAAACATTAGCgactctgatgatgatgatgtttatGATGAACCACCCGAAAGGACTTCGTATTGGGAATCTCAGCTCGATCTGCTTCAGGTATAGACTCTACACTTAGATATTTGGCAAGCCTCGTACAATTGATTctcaatcaaaatcaattttagggaTAAGCTTCTTGATGAGTTTTAATTTAAATACCGATCACATTTTTGCACAGGTCTGCTTGATTAGGAACTTGTTTTTAATCTGTGTCTTCAACACTAGATTAGCTGCGTTACCtttctcttttcaatgatttgaTTCATTTAAGCTgaatagtttttaatttttagagAAATGATAGCATATGATATCAAATTCGTATATTGATGTCACATACATTACTTGCTCATGGATTTTTTGGTCCAAAAACTGATTCCGTACGTGGGTTTGAAATTCGTTTTTACTATGCTCAGTCATGGCAGAAAATAGGGAAAACGTATCTGGAAATTAAGCAGAAAATAACCATCAAAATTAAGGAATTCCTTAACAAATTACTGTCTTTCCCTCTCATATTTAGGAGTTCCGAAATATCTGATTGAGATGAGTGGTCTCCATTTTTGTTGTGGGACTTGAAGTGTTGTAAAATTAGTAGAATAGTATTACCAAAAAATGATTGGCTTCAATATTTTTTGTTCCGGTTAGTTTATTGGTGGTcactaaaaacttaataaagtGGCACCACACGTTAATTGTGGTGATTTGCGGTGGAAATAGAACCTTCAATGAAATTATATTTTGCAAGATATCATATTCTTCTACACATTCCCTTTTAATCATTACTATATGCTTTTTGGTTAAGAAGAGAGTATTTATTGCCAATAAAACTGATTAATCTTTTCGTGGATAAAATATAGGTATTTCACAACTTCCACggtaaaatatgtttttaatcatgTAAGCATTTTTTGGTCttgtaaaatattaatatttgattttaGCCCTTATtcataaaatcaaaatattgagTAGATAAGAGTGTGGATAGTAGACAATAAACATCCAAAATGAGAAAGGGAGAGAACACAATATAATGTATATGATTTAATGTCATAAGATGTAATAGAGACAAAAATAAGCGTATCTGCGTATGTGAAGTGTATACTCTCTATATTGTTTAGGGTAGTTATAGCTCATTCTTTTTTCAAATAGTTTAAGTTGAAAAATAAAGCAAGcctattttagaaaataaaaaattaatgactAAAATTAAATATAGATACTATTTTCACGGAACTAAAAGATAGTATACCCTAAATGCTTTGACACTTTTTTTGGGGGTCAATAAATGCTTTGAtattgaaatgatttttttgtgGATACTCATTTTTTTGGGTCAATTTTGTAGATACTTTTAGATACTTCAATTCAGCTGTGGGATTTATGAAACAACCATTTACttagggatggcaacgggtaggatcgggcacgggttttacaattaccaaacccaaacccaaatcctagAACCCAAACctaaacccaaacacaaaccttatgggcgataaaatgaaatccatgcccaaatccattgggtttcggatttacccgaaacccaaacccattagTTACGTAGCAACTCAATCCAGAActtactttcatataaaaaaaaagtgaaattcatagaaagaaaaaaaaaaacaaatactattcatcatcctcatccatcactaaagtgagacaacaatagtttagagtttactttctcaaacatacaaaagtacaattaatcatcaaacactaagaacaaagtttataaatatatatatgtatgagggtttttttgtaattttatgtttcgggtatctttgggttcgggtttgggcgggtatgggcacggatttaactaataccaaacccaaacccataaatgGCTACAGTAATgggcaaaacccaaacccaaacccaaatccagtcaactcggaTTTTGCCCGTCAAATCAGATCGGGATCGGGCGGGTACCCATGAGTTTGGAcaaaattgccatccctacatTTACTCCAGTCTCCAAACAGCATATGAAGAACGTGATTCTATATGAATTATTTTGAAATCTACACCACAGATATTGGAATAATTTGAACCACATACAACGACACAGTTGTCATTTGTCCACTACTGTCTATAATGCACTTCCttttgaaattgattttttagtCACCAAACACGTTTTCAGTGTTTAGTTTTCACATAAAAAGATACTAATGTTTTAGAGTGACAGATATTTTCGAAATAAAAAACTaatgtgtaaaaaaacttaatttatgATTCCAATATCTTGTATTTTATCTGTTTTAGGAAATTTTGGAGCGGTACCATGCAAGCGGGTCAAAATTAAGACACGAGGTTGGTCGAATTATAGAAATGGTGAAAGCTTCAGATTTTTGCAGCTGCTTCAGTCCTAACTCTTCCAATTGCACCGCATGtttcaaaagacaagttgttTCTGTGCTCTGCAACAGAGGAATAACTACCAACCTTTGCATATCAAAATGGTCAGCAACAAAAAAGTTTCTAGGAGGTCTGTGTCTGAAATTAGTATTATTCATTCACCAAGCATCATATTTTATGTACCAAATTTCAGTTTTTGTTGCTTTTGTATTTTAGGATCTCACGAGTACATTGAAGTGATCGCGAGCACATCAAAAACAAAGAAGCAAATCCCATTTCTGATTGAATTGGTATTCAGGGATCAGTTTCAGATTGCAAAAGCATGTGAGGAATACCAGAAACTCGTGTCTTGTTTGCCAGAATTTTACATTGGGAAACAGGAGTACCTAACTGCCATTGTTAGGGTCATGTGTGGTGCCGCAAAGAAATCAATGAAGGAGAAGAAAATGCATCTGGGACCGTGGAGGAAGAGAAGCTTCATGCAAATGAAGTGGTCAAGTTTCAATCCAACATATCCACACACACAAGCAAGTAAATCTCACCTGTGTTTTTCAGAAGCTCCCACTGCTGTGGTAGTCACTTGAAGTGTATGTTGAATAAGAGAAAGTTCAGTTTAAGTGGTAGATTTTGAGGAGGAATTTTGGACTCAAGACCTCTTTAGTAGTAGAATTTATGCCCCAGTGGTGCAATATATTATAGATCATTCCTAAGTTGTTTTCCTTTAGGTCCAAGATATATGATGTAAGGTTTTGTCATTAAGAGAAACTCACTTTAGAAGATAAAATAAGTCATCACAGTTGTTGATTGAAAAATCAATAATTGTGATTTAAACTATATCATAATGTACTGTATATGTGCAAGTATGCGACTACAATCACAACTGTTGATTTTTCAATAAACGGCTGCAATGACTTACTTTACACTTTAGAGTTAGAGGAGCCAAATTCATGATGTAATGTTCGCCTAGCAAATAGCATATACATACGAATaatcaatttttaaaataaaattcactAAAACATAAAACAGACATACATTTTGAAAGTACCGGCAGAATAAAATTTCTCTTGATCCCATTGGAAACAGTTTACATAGGAAGACGAACAAATCTACGCTCATCTTCGAAAGTGAATATTTACAACTGAAGGCTGCAAGAACAGAGTCTGTTGAACAGATAGAGCAAGGGGCAAAATTGGATGAAAAAGAAACGAAGAGATCTTTTTTGCACGACCATCCATACTACCAGCTTCAGGAcctaaataacaaaaaataaatttaaagcaCGAAATAAAGTCTGCTAAATTCATGTTCAAAAAACAGATCAAAGTTGCATCTTGCGTGGATTACTGATCAGATAACTAATGCAAGAAAACTATCATAGCAGCATATCAAATAGAACATTACTCCGCATCAAAGAAAGTAATAGATAATAGatatatttaaaaagaaaaaaagaaaaaaaaagttgggaGGAATCACTAATCACTACAAAAAAGATTTGTGAGAGCCTATAGTGATTAGTGATTATAGGCTCTCCCAAATCTATAGTTGGTTATCCAATTTGTATTCTACAAAAAACATTGTTTGATACTATGATTTTTGCCACTTGCATTTCACTCTCTTTTGCATCCTCACATTAGAAAAGCATGATCCCGCCATTCATCTTTTAGAAGCCAATAAGATTGAACAAGGGGAAAAAAACGTACCTGGCTTAATCTTAAATTTGAGAGAATACGGAGGTTTCCTTAAAATGAACTTGATTGGATGGTCAGTTGATTGCCTATGCCGATCTGTTGCAGAAATCAGCTGCAATATTGggaataattaaaaatataatccaTATTAAGGGAAAAATCTAGTTGATTGGTGAAAATTGTGCATCAAGTGTTCTATGAAATTGGTTGATGAAAATAAAACCTATCGTTTTCAGTACAAGAACAAGTGTAAGGAAACCAGAGAAAATATACTTCCAACTGTAATTCAAAGTAGACAACCACAACTACAGTCATCCttctttttcaataaaattGGAATCTCTACCAGTAATCAACCAACCTATAGAATCCTCGCCACTGTTACCATATCCTTTCAATATACCATTTTTCAATATCACTATATCATGCAGCAAATGttgccaccacctccaccaaaaGAACTCAGCTTCAAATTTCTTTCCATATATCTAAAatctaaaattcaaaatttggaAGAAACGGGCGTTCAGATAGACATGATACAAGCGCAACTGGTGTTATGGCCTCTCACCAAAAAAGGTAAGATTGGTTTCCCCGTGAACACTAGCTTACTATTTAGTATTACTAGCACTAATCTAACAGCTGAAACTGCACTTGAACCAGCATATACCTAACATTTTcctaaatatttaattttcttttggaaaaaagaagaaattatGGCTGGTGCATGCAAAGTagggaaaaaaaaacaactaaaagTAAACCTTATCATCAAACCGGAAAAGAGATTGGTCAAAGTAAGGAGAAGGACTCTGTGACTGACAACTGAAAGGCAAAGAGGCAAGCATCTTCTTCACAAACTGCAAAACACAAAATTTATACATACAACATATTAGCAGACCATGTAgactatatttttttatttttcttcttttctgggGAGGGAGGGACGGAGCAGGCAACCACAAGGTTATAACCAACCAACACTTTACCTGTGAAGAGTTGCTTGCCTTATCTTTTATGCTTCTTAGCTGCTCCAGTGCATGAATATTATTTGAATGAGATGATATGAAATTCATATACATTGAATTCCTTGACGTTGCATGGAAGTGGTCACAGAACTGCTCAAACAACGTGTATAGCTCATCTGCTGAATTCTGATAGGATgtaaagaagaattagaaaaaaaaatccaagacTCTAGCACAGAGAAAGCCTGAGAAAATAAAACACAGGACAAACAAAATTTACCTGATAAAAAGATACAATTTCAGTTGTATCCATGTTATACACAGCAACAAAAGCTGGGTGGTGATCAGCATTTCGCGACACCTGAGGCTTCAAATGTGAAAGATCAAAACATCATAATATAATATTACCAATATGAACTAATAACTCAATTGGAGTCTCCAGGTTGAACTTTTCAGGGATGTTTAACCAGATGAATACCTAAACATGAGCTCTTCCCCATTTTTACCGGCTGATCAAATTGTCATTGATAAAATCATTCTTGGGCCTCTACTTAACAACTGTAAGCCTTTAAGAGTTTGTCCCTAACATGGTATTGGTATGAAATATCTAAGACCTAGTGATCAGAGTTCAATCCTTGTTGCCCtgataaattatattaaatttcagCAACAGTTTAGCCAAACTATGTTTTGAGGGGGCTTGTCAAAAGATAATTACCATTT from Lotus japonicus ecotype B-129 chromosome 2, LjGifu_v1.2 includes:
- the LOC130741286 gene encoding uncharacterized protein LOC130741286 — protein: MKDMESLEEKVSVFIDELHHSNESEQNYVDHPENISDSDDDDVYDEPPERTSYWESQLDLLQEILERYHASGSKLRHEVGRIIEMVKASDFCSCFSPNSSNCTACFKRQVVSVLCNRGITTNLCISKWSATKKFLGGSHEYIEVIASTSKTKKQIPFLIELVFRDQFQIAKACEEYQKLVSCLPEFYIGKQEYLTAIVRVMCGAAKKSMKEKKMHLGPWRKRSFMQMKWSSFNPTYPHTQASKSHLCFSEAPTAVVVT